A DNA window from Jaculus jaculus isolate mJacJac1 chromosome 1, mJacJac1.mat.Y.cur, whole genome shotgun sequence contains the following coding sequences:
- the Tpcn2 gene encoding two pore calcium channel protein 2 isoform X1 — protein sequence MATESEPLLSRAHGSEYPPGSLSCRGVQVGPAATARHDLCIDQAVVFIEDAIQYRSIYHRMDASSMWLYRLYYSRACQRALGFAIFLILALAFLETPSSFTRTSDVRYRSPPWQPPCGLTESLEALCLLVFLADVSVKCYLVGRAQFQKNLWLLAYLVVLIVSFVDWSVSLSLSCQEPLRVRRLLRPFFLLQNSSMMKKTLKCIQWSLPQMASVGLLLTLHLCVFTMFGMLLFTVGEKDEVQDKERLAYFRNLPEALTSLLVLLTTANNPDVMIPAYSKNRAYAIFFIVFTLIGSLFLMNLLTAIIYNQFRGYLMKSLQTSLLRRRLGTRAAYEVLSFVARQAGDTPEAVGVKPQDLLQVLQKAELGSSHRQAIMEKVHAYDGRPLLAVEFQKLFDEVDKSVIREHPPRPQYQSPFLQTAQFLFSHSYFEYLGNLVALGNLVTICVFLVLDADLLPRDRDDFVLGILNYVFILYYLLELLLKVFALGPRGYLSYPSNVFDGLLTIVLLVLEISTLAVYRFPHPGWKPEMLGLLSLWDMTRLVNMFIVFRFLRIIPNMKPTAMVASTIVVLVQNLRAFGGILLVVYYVFAIVGISLFQGTIVAPPGNSSLGPANSSAPCGSFEQLEYWANNFDDFAAALITLWNVMVVNNWQVFLDAYRRHAGPWSKVYFVLWWLVSSVIWVNLFLALLLENFFHWWDKQPVAEMQETTYQMSVELMFRDTLEEPKEEELMERLRRHPHLQLCR from the exons TACCGCTCCATCTACCACCGCATGGATGCCAGCTCTATGTGGCTTTACCGGCTGTATTACTCCCGCGCGTGCCAACG GGCCCTGGGCTTTGCCATTTTCTTGATCCTGGCCTTAGCTTTTCTGGAGACCCCATCTTCATTTACGAGGACCTCAGACGTGCGCTACCGCTCCCCACCCTGGCAGCCGCCGTGCGGCCTGACTGAGTCCCTGGAGGCGCTCTGCCTGCTGGTCTTCCTGGCCGATGTCTCTGTGAAG TGCTACCTGGTCGGGCGGGCCCAGTTTCAGAAGAACCTATGGTTGCTGGCCTACCTCGTGGTGCTAATCGTGTCCTTTGTGGACTGGTCTGTGTCCCTGAGCCTCTCTTGTCAGGAG CCCCTGCGCGTGCGCCGCCTGCTCCGTCCCTTCTTCCTGCTGCAGAactcctccatgatgaagaagaCCCTGAAGTGTATCCAGTGGTCGCTGCCACAGATGGCCAG CGTCGGGCTGCTGCTCACCCTGCACCTGTGTGTCTTCACCATGTTTGGAATGCTGCTCTTCACTGTGGGCGAGAAG GACGAAGTGCAGGACAAGGAGAGGCTGGCTTACTTCCGGAACCTGCCAGAGGCGCTCACCTCTCTCCTGGTACTGCTGACCACTGCCAACAACCCTGACG TGATGATTCCTGCGTATTCCAAGAACCGAGCCTATGCCATCTTTTTCATAGTCTTCACCCTGATAG GAAGCTTGTTTCTGATGAACCTGCTGACAGCCATCATCTACAATCAGTTCCGTGGCTATCTGATG AAGTCCCTGCAGACCTCCCTGTTGCGGCGGCGGCTGGGGACTCGCGCGGCCTATGAAGTTCTCTCCTTCGTGGCCCGACAGGCTGGAGACACCCCTGAGGC AGTTGGGGTCAAGCCCCAAGACCTGCTGCAGGTGCTTCAGAAAGCCGAGCTGGGCAGCTCCCACAGACAAGCCATCATGGAG AAGGTGCACGCCTATGACGGCCGCCCGCTGTTGGCTGTGGAATTCCAGAAACTCTTTGATGAGGTCGATAAGAGTGTGATCAGAGAG CACCCGCCGCGGCCCCAGTACCAGTCTCCTTTCCTGCAGACCGCCCAGTTCCTCTTCAGCCACTCCTACTTTGAGTACCTGGGGAACCTCGTCGCCCTGGGGAACCTTGTGACCATCTGT GTATTCCTGGTGCTGGACGCGGACCTACTGCCCAGGGACCGTGACGACTTTGTCCTGGGG ATTCTCAACTACGTCTTCATCCTGTACTACCTGCTGGAATTGCTGCTCAAGGTCTTTGCGCTGGGCCCGAGGGGCTACCTGTCCTACCCCAGCAACGTGTTTGATGGCCTCCTTACCATAGTCCTGCTG GTTTTGGAGATCTCCACGCTGGCTGTGTACCGATTCCCACACCCAGGCTG GAAGCCCGAGATGCTGGGCCTGCTGTCGCTGTGGGACATGACGCGGCTGGTGAACATGTTCATTGTCTTCCGCTTCCTCCGCATCATCCCCAACATGAAG CCAACGGCTATGGTGGCCAGCACCATCGTTGTCCTGGTCCAGAACCTGCGGGCATTTGGTGGGATCTTGTTG GTGGTGTACTATGTGTTTGCCATCGTTGGAATCAGCTTGTTCCAAGGCACTATTGTCGCTCCTCCTGGAAACAGCAG CCTGGGCCCTGCCAACAGCTCTGCACCCTGTGGAAGCTTTGAGCAGCTCGAGTACTGGGCCAACAACTTCGATGACTTTGCT GCTGCCCTGATCACGCTGTGGAACGTGATGGTGGTGAACAACTGGCAGGTGTTCCTGGACGCGTATCGGCGCCACGCAGGCCC GTGGTCAAAGGTCTACTTCGTACTGTGGTGGCTGGTGTCCTCTGTCATCTGGGTCAACCTGTTTCTGGCTCTGCTTCTAGAG AACTTCTTCCACTGGTGGGACAAGCAGCCTGTTGCTGAGATGCAGGAGACCACCTACCAGATGTCCGTGGAGCTCATGTTCAG GGACACCCTGGAGGAGCCTAAGGAGGAGGAGCTGATGGAGAGGCTGCGCCGGCACCCACACCTGCAGCTCTGCAGGTGA
- the Tpcn2 gene encoding two pore calcium channel protein 2 isoform X3, translated as MATESEPLLSRAHGSEYPPGSLSCRGVQVGPAATARHDLCIDQAVVFIEDAIQYRSIYHRMDASSMWLYRLYYSRACQRALGFAIFLILALAFLETPSSFTRTSDVRYRSPPWQPPCGLTESLEALCLLVFLADVSVKCYLVGRAQFQKNLWLLAYLVVLIVSFVDWSVSLSLSCQEPLRVRRLLRPFFLLQNSSMMKKTLKCIQWSLPQMASVGLLLTLHLCVFTMFGMLLFTVGEKDEVQDKERLAYFRNLPEALTSLLVLLTTANNPDVMIPAYSKNRAYAIFFIVFTLIGSLFLMNLLTAIIYNQFRGYLMKSLQTSLLRRRLGTRAAYEVLSFVARQAGDTPEAVGVKPQDLLQVLQKAELGSSHRQAIMEKVHAYDGRPLLAVEFQKLFDEVDKSVIREHPPRPQYQSPFLQTAQFLFSHSYFEYLGNLVALGNLVTICVFLVLDADLLPRDRDDFVLGILNYVFILYYLLELLLKVFALGPRGYLSYPSNVFDGLLTIVLLVLEISTLAVYRFPHPGWKPEMLGLLSLWDMTRLVNMFIVFRFLRIIPNMKPTAMVASTIVVLVQNLRAFGGILLVVYYVFAIVGISLFQGTIVAPPGNSSLGPANSSAPCGSFEQLEYWANNFDDFAVVKGLLRTVVAGVLCHLGQPVSGSASRELLPLVGQAACC; from the exons TACCGCTCCATCTACCACCGCATGGATGCCAGCTCTATGTGGCTTTACCGGCTGTATTACTCCCGCGCGTGCCAACG GGCCCTGGGCTTTGCCATTTTCTTGATCCTGGCCTTAGCTTTTCTGGAGACCCCATCTTCATTTACGAGGACCTCAGACGTGCGCTACCGCTCCCCACCCTGGCAGCCGCCGTGCGGCCTGACTGAGTCCCTGGAGGCGCTCTGCCTGCTGGTCTTCCTGGCCGATGTCTCTGTGAAG TGCTACCTGGTCGGGCGGGCCCAGTTTCAGAAGAACCTATGGTTGCTGGCCTACCTCGTGGTGCTAATCGTGTCCTTTGTGGACTGGTCTGTGTCCCTGAGCCTCTCTTGTCAGGAG CCCCTGCGCGTGCGCCGCCTGCTCCGTCCCTTCTTCCTGCTGCAGAactcctccatgatgaagaagaCCCTGAAGTGTATCCAGTGGTCGCTGCCACAGATGGCCAG CGTCGGGCTGCTGCTCACCCTGCACCTGTGTGTCTTCACCATGTTTGGAATGCTGCTCTTCACTGTGGGCGAGAAG GACGAAGTGCAGGACAAGGAGAGGCTGGCTTACTTCCGGAACCTGCCAGAGGCGCTCACCTCTCTCCTGGTACTGCTGACCACTGCCAACAACCCTGACG TGATGATTCCTGCGTATTCCAAGAACCGAGCCTATGCCATCTTTTTCATAGTCTTCACCCTGATAG GAAGCTTGTTTCTGATGAACCTGCTGACAGCCATCATCTACAATCAGTTCCGTGGCTATCTGATG AAGTCCCTGCAGACCTCCCTGTTGCGGCGGCGGCTGGGGACTCGCGCGGCCTATGAAGTTCTCTCCTTCGTGGCCCGACAGGCTGGAGACACCCCTGAGGC AGTTGGGGTCAAGCCCCAAGACCTGCTGCAGGTGCTTCAGAAAGCCGAGCTGGGCAGCTCCCACAGACAAGCCATCATGGAG AAGGTGCACGCCTATGACGGCCGCCCGCTGTTGGCTGTGGAATTCCAGAAACTCTTTGATGAGGTCGATAAGAGTGTGATCAGAGAG CACCCGCCGCGGCCCCAGTACCAGTCTCCTTTCCTGCAGACCGCCCAGTTCCTCTTCAGCCACTCCTACTTTGAGTACCTGGGGAACCTCGTCGCCCTGGGGAACCTTGTGACCATCTGT GTATTCCTGGTGCTGGACGCGGACCTACTGCCCAGGGACCGTGACGACTTTGTCCTGGGG ATTCTCAACTACGTCTTCATCCTGTACTACCTGCTGGAATTGCTGCTCAAGGTCTTTGCGCTGGGCCCGAGGGGCTACCTGTCCTACCCCAGCAACGTGTTTGATGGCCTCCTTACCATAGTCCTGCTG GTTTTGGAGATCTCCACGCTGGCTGTGTACCGATTCCCACACCCAGGCTG GAAGCCCGAGATGCTGGGCCTGCTGTCGCTGTGGGACATGACGCGGCTGGTGAACATGTTCATTGTCTTCCGCTTCCTCCGCATCATCCCCAACATGAAG CCAACGGCTATGGTGGCCAGCACCATCGTTGTCCTGGTCCAGAACCTGCGGGCATTTGGTGGGATCTTGTTG GTGGTGTACTATGTGTTTGCCATCGTTGGAATCAGCTTGTTCCAAGGCACTATTGTCGCTCCTCCTGGAAACAGCAG CCTGGGCCCTGCCAACAGCTCTGCACCCTGTGGAAGCTTTGAGCAGCTCGAGTACTGGGCCAACAACTTCGATGACTTTGCT GTGGTCAAAGGTCTACTTCGTACTGTGGTGGCTGGTGTCCTCTGTCATCTGGGTCAACCTGTTTCTGGCTCTGCTTCTAGAG AACTTCTTCCACTGGTGGGACAAGCAGCCTGTTGCTGA
- the Tpcn2 gene encoding two pore calcium channel protein 2 isoform X2: MATESEPLLSRAHGSEYPPGSLSCRGVQVGPAATARHDLCIDQAVVFIEDAIQYRSIYHRMDASSMWLYRLYYSRACQRALGFAIFLILALAFLETPSSFTRTSDVRYRSPPWQPPCGLTESLEALCLLVFLADVSVKCYLVGRAQFQKNLWLLAYLVVLIVSFVDWSVSLSLSCQEPLRVRRLLRPFFLLQNSSMMKKTLKCIQWSLPQMASVGLLLTLHLCVFTMFGMLLFTVGEKDEVQDKERLAYFRNLPEALTSLLVLLTTANNPDVFTLIGSLFLMNLLTAIIYNQFRGYLMKSLQTSLLRRRLGTRAAYEVLSFVARQAGDTPEAVGVKPQDLLQVLQKAELGSSHRQAIMEKVHAYDGRPLLAVEFQKLFDEVDKSVIREHPPRPQYQSPFLQTAQFLFSHSYFEYLGNLVALGNLVTICVFLVLDADLLPRDRDDFVLGILNYVFILYYLLELLLKVFALGPRGYLSYPSNVFDGLLTIVLLVLEISTLAVYRFPHPGWKPEMLGLLSLWDMTRLVNMFIVFRFLRIIPNMKPTAMVASTIVVLVQNLRAFGGILLVVYYVFAIVGISLFQGTIVAPPGNSSLGPANSSAPCGSFEQLEYWANNFDDFAAALITLWNVMVVNNWQVFLDAYRRHAGPWSKVYFVLWWLVSSVIWVNLFLALLLENFFHWWDKQPVAEMQETTYQMSVELMFRDTLEEPKEEELMERLRRHPHLQLCR; encoded by the exons TACCGCTCCATCTACCACCGCATGGATGCCAGCTCTATGTGGCTTTACCGGCTGTATTACTCCCGCGCGTGCCAACG GGCCCTGGGCTTTGCCATTTTCTTGATCCTGGCCTTAGCTTTTCTGGAGACCCCATCTTCATTTACGAGGACCTCAGACGTGCGCTACCGCTCCCCACCCTGGCAGCCGCCGTGCGGCCTGACTGAGTCCCTGGAGGCGCTCTGCCTGCTGGTCTTCCTGGCCGATGTCTCTGTGAAG TGCTACCTGGTCGGGCGGGCCCAGTTTCAGAAGAACCTATGGTTGCTGGCCTACCTCGTGGTGCTAATCGTGTCCTTTGTGGACTGGTCTGTGTCCCTGAGCCTCTCTTGTCAGGAG CCCCTGCGCGTGCGCCGCCTGCTCCGTCCCTTCTTCCTGCTGCAGAactcctccatgatgaagaagaCCCTGAAGTGTATCCAGTGGTCGCTGCCACAGATGGCCAG CGTCGGGCTGCTGCTCACCCTGCACCTGTGTGTCTTCACCATGTTTGGAATGCTGCTCTTCACTGTGGGCGAGAAG GACGAAGTGCAGGACAAGGAGAGGCTGGCTTACTTCCGGAACCTGCCAGAGGCGCTCACCTCTCTCCTGGTACTGCTGACCACTGCCAACAACCCTGACG TCTTCACCCTGATAG GAAGCTTGTTTCTGATGAACCTGCTGACAGCCATCATCTACAATCAGTTCCGTGGCTATCTGATG AAGTCCCTGCAGACCTCCCTGTTGCGGCGGCGGCTGGGGACTCGCGCGGCCTATGAAGTTCTCTCCTTCGTGGCCCGACAGGCTGGAGACACCCCTGAGGC AGTTGGGGTCAAGCCCCAAGACCTGCTGCAGGTGCTTCAGAAAGCCGAGCTGGGCAGCTCCCACAGACAAGCCATCATGGAG AAGGTGCACGCCTATGACGGCCGCCCGCTGTTGGCTGTGGAATTCCAGAAACTCTTTGATGAGGTCGATAAGAGTGTGATCAGAGAG CACCCGCCGCGGCCCCAGTACCAGTCTCCTTTCCTGCAGACCGCCCAGTTCCTCTTCAGCCACTCCTACTTTGAGTACCTGGGGAACCTCGTCGCCCTGGGGAACCTTGTGACCATCTGT GTATTCCTGGTGCTGGACGCGGACCTACTGCCCAGGGACCGTGACGACTTTGTCCTGGGG ATTCTCAACTACGTCTTCATCCTGTACTACCTGCTGGAATTGCTGCTCAAGGTCTTTGCGCTGGGCCCGAGGGGCTACCTGTCCTACCCCAGCAACGTGTTTGATGGCCTCCTTACCATAGTCCTGCTG GTTTTGGAGATCTCCACGCTGGCTGTGTACCGATTCCCACACCCAGGCTG GAAGCCCGAGATGCTGGGCCTGCTGTCGCTGTGGGACATGACGCGGCTGGTGAACATGTTCATTGTCTTCCGCTTCCTCCGCATCATCCCCAACATGAAG CCAACGGCTATGGTGGCCAGCACCATCGTTGTCCTGGTCCAGAACCTGCGGGCATTTGGTGGGATCTTGTTG GTGGTGTACTATGTGTTTGCCATCGTTGGAATCAGCTTGTTCCAAGGCACTATTGTCGCTCCTCCTGGAAACAGCAG CCTGGGCCCTGCCAACAGCTCTGCACCCTGTGGAAGCTTTGAGCAGCTCGAGTACTGGGCCAACAACTTCGATGACTTTGCT GCTGCCCTGATCACGCTGTGGAACGTGATGGTGGTGAACAACTGGCAGGTGTTCCTGGACGCGTATCGGCGCCACGCAGGCCC GTGGTCAAAGGTCTACTTCGTACTGTGGTGGCTGGTGTCCTCTGTCATCTGGGTCAACCTGTTTCTGGCTCTGCTTCTAGAG AACTTCTTCCACTGGTGGGACAAGCAGCCTGTTGCTGAGATGCAGGAGACCACCTACCAGATGTCCGTGGAGCTCATGTTCAG GGACACCCTGGAGGAGCCTAAGGAGGAGGAGCTGATGGAGAGGCTGCGCCGGCACCCACACCTGCAGCTCTGCAGGTGA